The sequence ACTAACTCTGGAAGACCAACACCACGGCAATCAATGGACATTACCCAAGAGATTATCAAAAAAATTGATGGGTTACCAGGGACCTTAAAAACGTATCCTATTCGTGATCTGGTTAACCACGCTGAAAAATTTGGCCCTTATCTCAAGCAGCAGCGCTTGGAGACTAACCAAGTCCGGAAGTTTTTAGATGCAATCAACCGACTCAAATCTGTACTCGCTCAGGAAAATGAATTTTCTAAAATCGAAACCGAAGTGGTGCTGCTTAAGCCAAAATTAGCCTATGCAGCAGCGCGAGAAAAAGCAGCCAAGCCCTTGAGTCAAGTGATGTCAAAAGCGATTGACAAAGTAAGGAGCAAAGAGGACTTTGAGCGCTTAGTTCAATTCATCGAATCGATTATTGCCTACCACAAAGCAGAAGGAGGAAGATAAAGATGTCAGCCGCAACCGAACAAAAGCCATTACTGGGTAAATTTCGTCTCACTAGCACGCTCAAAGTTGAAACCGGACTGCATATCGGTGGGGGTGGAGAAAACCTCGATATTGGTGGATTGGATAAACCCGTGATTCGTGACCCTCTGACTCAATATCCTTATCTACCCGGTTCTTCGATTAAAGGAAAATTGCGAGCTATCCTGGAACGCTTGCTCAACAAACCCCTTAACAGATTTGGAGGTAGCGGAGTTTATCGTTATGAGAGTGACGATTTAGAGGATGGCTATACGGAAATTGATGGACAGTTTATTCCCTATCAAGGTGCTCGGACTTGCCCAATTAGCCGCTTATTTGGTTCGACTGGCGGTTCCAACTGCTGGGTCAAAACTTCAATTGCAACAAGTCAGGGATTAGAGCGTAATGGTACGCGAACCATCGAGGGTGAGGAATACAGTAAAATTAAAGGGCGAAATGCTCCGGCTCGTTTGATTGTCCGAGATTGCCATTTACTGCCACAATCTGCTGATCTACTCCGCAAGGTAGACACGGGTCTATTTATGACGGAGTGGAAGTTTGAAAATAGTATTGATCGCATTACGTCAGCAGCAAATCCTCGTCAGTTTGAGCGAGTCCCTGCGGGGGCTGAGTTCAAGTTTGAACTCGTCTAT is a genomic window of Laspinema palackyanum D2c containing:
- the csm2 gene encoding type III-A CRISPR-associated protein Csm2, with amino-acid sequence MDITQEIIKKIDGLPGTLKTYPIRDLVNHAEKFGPYLKQQRLETNQVRKFLDAINRLKSVLAQENEFSKIETEVVLLKPKLAYAAAREKAAKPLSQVMSKAIDKVRSKEDFERLVQFIESIIAYHKAEGGR
- the csm3 gene encoding type III-A CRISPR-associated RAMP protein Csm3; this translates as MSAATEQKPLLGKFRLTSTLKVETGLHIGGGGENLDIGGLDKPVIRDPLTQYPYLPGSSIKGKLRAILERLLNKPLNRFGGSGVYRYESDDLEDGYTEIDGQFIPYQGARTCPISRLFGSTGGSNCWVKTSIATSQGLERNGTRTIEGEEYSKIKGRNAPARLIVRDCHLLPQSADLLRKVDTGLFMTEWKFENSIDRITSAANPRQFERVPAGAEFKFELVYTVEDGTQAAEDLQNLAIALAILEDDALGGHGSRGYGKISFHNFDFFYRSMKQYQRIAAGDVEPLQSLVQKVENTPKLLEGFDSLNQEIKKLLDGDNTES